CAAACTTGCCCCTTGTCCGTCGATGGATCAGCCGCGCCCCATCATCGTATTCGGCAGATATAGCGCGATGTCCGGAAACAGGATCAGCAGGAACACACAGACCGCCATTGCGATCCAGAACGGGATGATCCCGCGATAGATCTTGCCCAATGGCACATGCTGCGCAACGCCCTTGACGACAAACACATTCATCCCCACCGGCGGGCTGATCAGCCCCATTTCCACAACCACCACCATGATGATGCCGAACCAGATCGGGTCATAGCCCAGCGTTGTTATGATCGGCAGCACGATGGGCACGGTCAGCACCAGCATGGCAAACCCTTCCATGAACGTGCCCAGCACAATGTAGACGGCGATGATGATCAGCAAGATCGCCAGCGCAGGCACCGCCAGTTCCCCGATGGATGTTGCAAGGTTCATCGGAATGCGGGTCAGCGCCAGAAAGGGCGCGAAGAAATGCGCGCCAATCAGGATGAAGAAGACCATTGCCGTGGTGCGGATGGTGTCCAGCAGCGCCGAAAAGAAACGCTTGATCGACAGGTTGCCGGACCAAAGCGCGTGCAGGAATGTCAGAAACGCGCCGACAGATGCGGCCTCGGCCACAGTGAAGACGCCTGTATAAATGCCGCCGATCACGATGGTCACGATGAACAGTAACGCGCCGGAATTCAGCAGCACCGAAAAGCGTTCGCGCATGGGCGTTCTGGGGCCTGTGGGGCCAGCGTCGGGGTTCAGGCGGGTCACGACAAATACTGTTGCAACGAACAGCAGTGTCAGCAACAGGCCCGGCAGAAACCCTGCCAGAAACAGCCTGCCCACGGATTGTTCGGTCAGCAAGGCGTAAACGATCAGCACGGTCGATGGCGGGATCAGAATGCCCAATGTGCCACCTGCCGCGATGGAGCCCGTGGCAAGGCCCGCGTCATATTTGTAACGTTCCATTTCCGGCAGGGACACTTTGCCCATTGTCGCCGCCGCCGCAATGGACGACCCCGACAGTGCGGCGAACCCCGCGCAGGACAGGATTGTGGCGGATGCCAGCCCGCCGCGCCGGTGCCCGACCCATGAATACGCGGTTTTGTATAACCCCGTGCCCATGCCCGACACTGTCGCAAATGCGCCCATCAGCACGAATAGCGGCACCACACTAAGGCTGAACACCGCAGAATAGGAATAAGGAAACGCGCCAAGCACATTCATGGCCGCGCCGGGTGAATTCAGAACAGCAATGCCGCCCGCGCCCACAAGCATCATTGCAAGCCCGATGGGCATGCGCAGGGCAAGCAGCGCGAAAAGCGCAGCAAAGCCGATCAAACCGGCCATCAAGGGTGTCATTTAGTGTCCTGTCTGTCTTTTTCCGGTCCGGCCAGCGCTTTTGCCGCTTCCAGCAGCAGCACCATGGCGAACAGTCCGGCAGAAATTGCGACCGCGAACTGGAACGGGTGTTTGGGAATGCGCATCATGTTGGTGATGTCGCCCCAGCGCAGGCTGCCCGCGGCATAAAGATAGGCCCGCCACGCAACGAACCCCAAAAGGGCGGCCCCCGTCAGATGCACCAGCACTGTCAGCCAGCGCATTGACGGGTGGTCCAGCCAGCGCGCGAAAATATCAACGGAAACATGCCCGCGCACAATGGCCGTGTAGGGCAGGCCAAACGCCACGATCAGCGACATGGCAAGTTCGGTCAGTTCATAGCCGCCCCGAAAGGGGCGACCAAAGAAGTAGCGCATGGTGATTTCATAAATCACCAGAAACATAAGCCCGACCAGCACCAGACCGCCCGCATACGCGATTAGCCGCAATAGCCGTTCGAACCAGCGTTCGATCTGTGCCAGCATGACCCTGCCTTAGTCTACTTCGACGCCGGCAACTGCCAGCAATGCGCGCCCGTCAATGCCCTGCGCCTCCATCTCCGCGACCCATTCTGCATAGATCGGGGACAAGGTTTCAAGGATGCGCGCCTGTTCTTCTTCTGACAGTTCGATCACTTCCTTGTTCGGGTCGTTGCGCACGAATTCCACGCTTTCATCAGCGCGGTCCAGGTAGGCTTGTGTTGCCTTCTGGCTAAGCTCAATGCCGGTCAGGCGGTCAAGCAGGGCCTGATGTTCTTCGCTCAGGTTGTTGTAGCTGCCTTCATTCATGACCACGGTGAACTGTGAACGCCCGAAAATCGGGCCGGGGATGGTGTAGTAATTCGCAACTTCATGCATGCGGAAATCAAGGATCGTGGTGAAAGGCACCATCGCGCCATCAATCACGCCGCGTTCCAGTTGCGGATACAGTTCGGTGATGGGCATGGCGACAGGGGTGCCGCCCATCTTTTCAATCTGGCCCGCTTGTGCCGCCGAAGGCGACCGCAGGATCATGCCTGCGATATCGTCCAGATTGCGGATGGGCTTGTCGCGTGTGTAGATGCCCGCGTCATCTGCCGCCCAGAGTGCCAGAACCTTCAGCCCGTCGAATTCGGGGTCCAGATAGCCATTATCCAGCAGGTTCCACATCAATTCCGTGGTTTCGATGCCATCACTGGACAGGCCGGGCAGTTCTATCATCTGCGTGCGCGGAAACTGTGGTGATGTGTAGCCCGGCAGGCTGAACGCCATGTCCACAGTGCCTTCTTGCGCCTGACGGATCAGTTCCGGCGCGCCGCCGCCAAGCTGCATGGACGGATACAGGGTCAGTGTCAGCTCCCCGTTCGATTCCGCCTCGATCTCGGCGGCAAGGGGTTCCAGAATGTTGGTATAGATAATGTGGCTTGGTCCGACAAATGTATGCAAACGCAATTCTGTTTGCGCCAAGGCCGGAAGTGCTGCGAAAAGCCCGACACCAAGTGCCAGACCCGCAGTTGTAGTGCGCAAAGCGCCCTTAAGACGGTAAGTGTTATTCATGATTTCCTCCCTCTGTAGCGGCGATACCCGATAAGTTATCTGAGCTGCGGCGCTGTGGCCAATGTATGCATAAGTTAAAGCAGATTTCAAATATAGCGATGCTCAAGGGTCATTGATTTCACAATAAAGTCATAAGCCCAACGCAATCCGCTATCTTTTTTGTGTCTTGATGCGTGTCGATGATTCCTGAAGAAATTCCAGAAAATTCCGTTGTAACCGGTTGGGCAGGGCTGAACTTAGTGATGTGATTCCAATGACCCTGTGCGCATCTTCCAGCGCGAAATCCAGCGGCACCAACAAGCCCTGCGTGTATTCATATTCGATCTGGCTAAGGGAAATCAGTGTCAGCGCGTCAGAGTCCATAAGCAAGCCGCGCACAACCACAAGCGAGCCTGTCTCGACATGGCCCCGCGCGGGGTCTTCCAGCCCGTGCTGCGCTGAAAGCCGTTCAAAAACATGGCGGGCGGGTGCATCGCGTCGCGGCAGTATCCATGGAAAACGCGCCAGATCGGCGCCCTGAAGATTGCACCCCGCCAGCGGATGCCCTGCACGGGCCACGATGCACAGCGAATCCTTGAACAACGCGCGTTCCTCCAGTCCTTTTGCCCTATCGGCCCCGCGCAATGCCCCGATGATGAAGTCGCACGCGCCAAGCCGCATTTGCTGAACCAGTGCATCATACGCGCCATCAATAATTTCGATTCGCGCAGCGGGGTGGCGGGCCATCAGGTTCACCACCGCGCGCGGAACAAGCTGCGTGCGCGCAAGCGGCAGGGCACCGATCACCAGATGGCTGTCGAACACGCCTGCACGTTCGCGCAGTTCCGCCTGCGCCAGCGTTATTTCATTCAGCGCAAGGCTTGCTTGTTCGGCCAGCCGTTGCCCCGCCGCCGTCAGGGTGCGCTTTCGTTGCCCGCCTTCAAACAGGGGCTGGCCTGCAATGCGTTCAATGTCGCGACATGCGCGCTGCACCGAGGATTCGGCTTGTCCCAGTTTTCGGGCGGCCGCCGCAAAACTGCCCGATGTGGCGAATGCAGATACCGCCCTGAGTTGCGCCGTGCTGGCAAAGCGCACCAGCATGTCCCCCGCCTGTGCGCGGTCGGTCGCTTTGCGCCCCTTCAGGGCGGGCCCGGTGGCGCGCAGATGCTCCAGCGCCCTGCGGGCACGCTTGACGACAATTTCGCCTTCTGGTGTGGCGGTGACATTGTTCCCCGACCGCTCTATCAGGCGGGCACCAAACACTTCGGACAGTTTCGCGACGGCCTGTGATGCTGCGGGTTGCGATATATGCACCTTGTTGGCCGCAGCGGTCAAAGAACTTTCACTGACAGCCACATCAAGAAGCCGCAGGTGCCGCAGGTTCGGCAGCATGATTGCGGATATGTCTTCGACAACACCTTCGCGCGCTTTCATCCTGTCCCCCCCCCGTCTTGCAGAAACCAGATCTTGCAGAAACCAGACATTGCAAAATTCAAACCTGCACCCAGGCATAAGGAAAATGCAATGATAACTTGTTATGCTTTCTTGGAAGAATGATTATCCTATTGTATATAATAAAAATAATCTTTCACACATCATAGAATAAAAGCGGGTTATTCGTGCGTCATGCAGGCTTGCAATCCCTGCGCGGCCATATGATCTTGTGTCTGGATCATGCCATTGGGGGGGAGTTTGTGTTAAGTATCGTGCTGGCGATCCTGGCTGTGGCCTTGGGTGGCATCATGAAAGGTGCAATCGGGGCAGGTGTTCCCATCATTGCGGCACCCGCCCTGACAATGGTGTTCGGGGTGCAAACAGCCGTGGCGATTCTGGTCGTCCCTAATTTGCTAAGCAATGTCTGGCAGGCATGGGCCTATCGCGACAAGGCCCTGTCGCGGCGCTTTCTGGTGCTGTTTGCGGGCGGTGGAATGATTGGTGTCGTATTGGGGACATACCTGCTGGCGTCGTTGCCACAGGAAACATTATCGTTGCTGGTCGCATTTTCCGTGATGGGATATATCACGCTACGGCTGGCCAAACCGGGCTGGGTTCTGGGGCGCGCGACAGCGGACCGTTTCAGCGGTGTTGCGGGAACATTGGGTGGCCTGTTGCAAGGGGCCACCGGAATTTCCGCACCAGCATCGATTACCTATCTGAATGCCATGCGCCTGCCGAGAGAGGCATTTATCGGAACCGTATCCATTTTCTTTGTTGCCATGACCGCGGCCCAGATCCCCGCACTTTGGAGTGTGGGGATATTGACGGGCGAACGGCTGGCCATGGGGTTTGTGGCGCTGGGCATCGTTTTTGTGTTCATGCCGCTGGGCACATGGCTGGGGCGCAGAACATCGCCCAAGGTGTTTGACATCACCATGTTGGTTGTTCTGGGGGTGATTGCAGCAAAAATACTGATTGAAACCCTGTTCTGACCCAATCAACTGGATAGCCCGGCAATGACCCTGATTGAGATATTCCTGCCTGTTTTTGCGGTCATCGGATTGGGGTTTGTGGCCATACGCACCCGCTATCTTGATCCCGCAACGGTGCAGCCATTGGGCACTGTGGTCATCCGCATTGCGCTGCCCGCGTTGATTTTGCTGGCACTGGCCGGAACGCCCGCACAAGGCGCGCTGAACACCGGGTTCTTGCTGGCTTATGCGGCGGGATCGCTGGGGACGATGCTGATCTGCATGGCCATTGCGCGGTATGTTCTGGGGTTGTCACGGACAGTGACTGCGGTTGTGGGGTTGGCCGTGTCCATGGCCAATAGCGGCTTCATGGGGTTGCCCATCGGACAGGCGCTGATGGGCGCGGAGCTGGCCACATTGATTCTGGCGCATTGCATGATCGTCGAGAATGTCCTGATTCTGCCGCTGGCTCTTTTGCTGATTGCGCTGGCGGCACAGGGTGATGTGCAGCAGACGCGGCGCAAGATTATGTCGGATCTGCTGCGCAACCCGCTGCTGATCGCATTGCTTGTCGGGTTGGCAATATCGTTTGCGGGCATTGAACTGCCAGAACTTGCCCGTGACACGCTGGCATTTCTGGCGCGTATTTCCGGCCCGCTGGCGCTGCTGGTGATCGGGGGAATGCTGGCAAGCCTGCCCGCGCAGGGGCGGGTGACGGTGGTGGGGCTTATGGTCGCGGGCAAGCTGGTATTGCACCCGCTGACGGTATGGGGGGCGACGGGCCTTGTTTCCGGCATCGGCGGGATGATGGCGATGGGGGCGGTGTTGTTCGCGGC
Above is a window of Roseinatronobacter sp. S2 DNA encoding:
- a CDS encoding TRAP transporter substrate-binding protein; its protein translation is MNNTYRLKGALRTTTAGLALGVGLFAALPALAQTELRLHTFVGPSHIIYTNILEPLAAEIEAESNGELTLTLYPSMQLGGGAPELIRQAQEGTVDMAFSLPGYTSPQFPRTQMIELPGLSSDGIETTELMWNLLDNGYLDPEFDGLKVLALWAADDAGIYTRDKPIRNLDDIAGMILRSPSAAQAGQIEKMGGTPVAMPITELYPQLERGVIDGAMVPFTTILDFRMHEVANYYTIPGPIFGRSQFTVVMNEGSYNNLSEEHQALLDRLTGIELSQKATQAYLDRADESVEFVRNDPNKEVIELSEEEQARILETLSPIYAEWVAEMEAQGIDGRALLAVAGVEVD
- a CDS encoding AEC family transporter, which translates into the protein MTLIEIFLPVFAVIGLGFVAIRTRYLDPATVQPLGTVVIRIALPALILLALAGTPAQGALNTGFLLAYAAGSLGTMLICMAIARYVLGLSRTVTAVVGLAVSMANSGFMGLPIGQALMGAELATLILAHCMIVENVLILPLALLLIALAAQGDVQQTRRKIMSDLLRNPLLIALLVGLAISFAGIELPELARDTLAFLARISGPLALLVIGGMLASLPAQGRVTVVGLMVAGKLVLHPLTVWGATGLVSGIGGMMAMGAVLFAAMPMITIFPLLGAKAGQGQLSAYGLLVATLCSFATLPVVVYLLGIA
- a CDS encoding TRAP transporter small permease, with amino-acid sequence MLAQIERWFERLLRLIAYAGGLVLVGLMFLVIYEITMRYFFGRPFRGGYELTELAMSLIVAFGLPYTAIVRGHVSVDIFARWLDHPSMRWLTVLVHLTGAALLGFVAWRAYLYAAGSLRWGDITNMMRIPKHPFQFAVAISAGLFAMVLLLEAAKALAGPEKDRQDTK
- a CDS encoding LysR family transcriptional regulator, yielding MKAREGVVEDISAIMLPNLRHLRLLDVAVSESSLTAAANKVHISQPAASQAVAKLSEVFGARLIERSGNNVTATPEGEIVVKRARRALEHLRATGPALKGRKATDRAQAGDMLVRFASTAQLRAVSAFATSGSFAAAARKLGQAESSVQRACRDIERIAGQPLFEGGQRKRTLTAAGQRLAEQASLALNEITLAQAELRERAGVFDSHLVIGALPLARTQLVPRAVVNLMARHPAARIEIIDGAYDALVQQMRLGACDFIIGALRGADRAKGLEERALFKDSLCIVARAGHPLAGCNLQGADLARFPWILPRRDAPARHVFERLSAQHGLEDPARGHVETGSLVVVRGLLMDSDALTLISLSQIEYEYTQGLLVPLDFALEDAHRVIGITSLSSALPNRLQRNFLEFLQESSTRIKTQKR
- a CDS encoding sulfite exporter TauE/SafE family protein, whose product is MRHAGLQSLRGHMILCLDHAIGGEFVLSIVLAILAVALGGIMKGAIGAGVPIIAAPALTMVFGVQTAVAILVVPNLLSNVWQAWAYRDKALSRRFLVLFAGGGMIGVVLGTYLLASLPQETLSLLVAFSVMGYITLRLAKPGWVLGRATADRFSGVAGTLGGLLQGATGISAPASITYLNAMRLPREAFIGTVSIFFVAMTAAQIPALWSVGILTGERLAMGFVALGIVFVFMPLGTWLGRRTSPKVFDITMLVVLGVIAAKILIETLF
- a CDS encoding TRAP transporter large permease, which produces MTPLMAGLIGFAALFALLALRMPIGLAMMLVGAGGIAVLNSPGAAMNVLGAFPYSYSAVFSLSVVPLFVLMGAFATVSGMGTGLYKTAYSWVGHRRGGLASATILSCAGFAALSGSSIAAAATMGKVSLPEMERYKYDAGLATGSIAAGGTLGILIPPSTVLIVYALLTEQSVGRLFLAGFLPGLLLTLLFVATVFVVTRLNPDAGPTGPRTPMRERFSVLLNSGALLFIVTIVIGGIYTGVFTVAEAASVGAFLTFLHALWSGNLSIKRFFSALLDTIRTTAMVFFILIGAHFFAPFLALTRIPMNLATSIGELAVPALAILLIIIAVYIVLGTFMEGFAMLVLTVPIVLPIITTLGYDPIWFGIIMVVVVEMGLISPPVGMNVFVVKGVAQHVPLGKIYRGIIPFWIAMAVCVFLLILFPDIALYLPNTMMGRG